A region of Bradyrhizobium sp. SZCCHNS1050 DNA encodes the following proteins:
- a CDS encoding amidohydrolase/deacetylase family metallohydrolase, giving the protein MSALSRRKFLLSSGAAAMAALSGPAGAAVGPADKFDLVIKGGDVIDPSQSLRGKRDIGIRWGVVEAVEPEIPAERALRSIDANGRLVTPGLIDLHSHVYPYGSAIGIPPDELVQFQGTTTVVSAGDAGVNNLAALRRFIVAQSRARIYAFVHIANNGLSAFPVAELYNIDNAQVDACAMALAENPDFLLGVKVRMSENVIFKHGLEPLKRGIKACELCGWPARMMVHIGGVETGELMSQILDLLRPGDILTHAYSGAPNMGGAFTNIVQDGKLLPAALAAKQRGVLFDVGHGGGSFDFTVAEVAIPGGCGPDTISSDIHVFSGNSPGMPFLPNVMAKFIAMGFSLEQVVSMATSAPAKIINRAPKIGSLQVGAPADVAIMDLVEGPVSFVDTRGNKREGKLQLKPVQTVINGVPFGRPYQSPFSVR; this is encoded by the coding sequence ATGTCTGCGCTGTCGCGCCGCAAATTCCTGCTGTCGTCCGGAGCGGCCGCCATGGCCGCGCTATCGGGTCCTGCCGGCGCCGCGGTGGGGCCGGCCGACAAGTTCGATCTGGTGATCAAGGGCGGCGACGTGATCGATCCCAGCCAGTCGCTCCGAGGCAAGCGCGACATCGGGATCCGCTGGGGCGTCGTCGAAGCGGTCGAGCCCGAGATACCGGCCGAGCGGGCGCTGCGGTCGATCGACGCCAACGGCCGGTTGGTGACGCCGGGCCTCATCGACCTCCACAGTCATGTCTATCCCTATGGCTCGGCGATTGGGATCCCGCCCGACGAACTGGTGCAATTCCAGGGCACGACGACGGTCGTCTCGGCCGGCGACGCCGGCGTCAACAATCTTGCTGCGTTGCGCCGCTTCATCGTCGCCCAGTCGCGGGCACGCATCTACGCCTTCGTCCACATCGCCAACAACGGCCTGTCGGCGTTTCCGGTGGCCGAGCTCTACAACATCGACAATGCGCAGGTAGACGCCTGCGCCATGGCGCTGGCGGAGAACCCGGACTTCCTGCTCGGGGTCAAGGTGCGGATGTCGGAGAACGTGATCTTCAAGCATGGGCTCGAGCCGCTGAAGCGCGGCATCAAGGCCTGCGAGCTGTGCGGCTGGCCGGCGCGGATGATGGTGCATATCGGTGGGGTCGAGACCGGCGAGTTGATGTCGCAGATCCTGGACCTGCTGCGCCCCGGCGACATCCTGACCCATGCCTATTCCGGCGCGCCGAATATGGGCGGCGCCTTCACCAACATCGTCCAGGATGGCAAGCTGCTGCCCGCGGCGCTCGCCGCCAAGCAGCGCGGCGTGCTGTTCGATGTCGGCCATGGCGGCGGCAGCTTCGATTTCACCGTGGCCGAGGTCGCGATCCCCGGCGGCTGCGGCCCGGACACCATCTCGTCCGACATCCATGTCTTCTCCGGCAACAGTCCGGGCATGCCGTTCCTGCCCAACGTGATGGCGAAATTCATCGCTATGGGATTTTCGTTGGAGCAGGTGGTGAGCATGGCCACCTCTGCGCCGGCCAAGATCATCAACCGTGCGCCGAAGATCGGCAGCTTGCAGGTCGGTGCGCCGGCCGACGTCGCAATCATGGACCTGGTCGAGGGGCCCGTCAGCTTCGTCGATACCCGCGGCAACAAGCGCGAGGGCAAGCTGCAGCTCAAACCGGTGCAGACGGTGATCAACGGCGTGCCGTTCGGGCGGCCCTACCAGTCGCCCTTTTCGGTGCGGTGA
- the ribB gene encoding 3,4-dihydroxy-2-butanone-4-phosphate synthase codes for MADSIQEVLYAFAKGEMVVVTDDDDREGEGDLIVAASLCTPDKMAFIIRHTSGIVCAPITADDARRLRLDPMVAHNDSNHTTAFTVSIDYKPDGGTGISAEERASCCRALANPNAGAADFARPGHIFPLIARDGGVLLRSGHTEAAVDLCKLAGLPPVGVISELMNDDGTVMKGEQVVRFAAAHNLKHVTIADLISYRQAREKLIERVSTFTTDSPIGPLQGFAYRSPFDPITHAAFVYNGIGDGKNVLTRLHKPNIVKDLIAGPQRIQAVLQHFKRAGRGVLIYLRDGAAGVPVEPVEEPHTAEADRHRQWREVGVGAQILRDLGVTSIRNLTSSVHDYKGLSGFGIEIVANERLEG; via the coding sequence ATGGCCGACTCGATCCAGGAAGTTCTGTACGCCTTCGCCAAGGGCGAGATGGTCGTCGTGACCGATGACGACGACCGCGAGGGCGAGGGCGATCTCATCGTCGCCGCCTCGCTCTGCACGCCCGACAAGATGGCGTTCATCATTCGCCATACCTCCGGCATCGTCTGTGCGCCGATCACCGCCGACGACGCGCGGCGGCTGCGGCTCGACCCGATGGTCGCGCACAATGATTCCAACCACACCACGGCCTTCACCGTTTCGATCGACTACAAGCCGGACGGTGGCACCGGAATCTCGGCCGAAGAGCGCGCCTCCTGCTGTCGTGCGCTCGCCAACCCGAATGCCGGTGCCGCTGATTTCGCGCGTCCCGGCCATATCTTTCCATTGATAGCGCGTGACGGCGGCGTGCTGCTGCGCTCCGGCCACACCGAGGCGGCGGTCGATCTCTGCAAGCTCGCGGGGCTCCCGCCGGTCGGCGTCATCTCCGAGTTGATGAACGACGACGGCACGGTCATGAAAGGCGAGCAGGTCGTTCGTTTCGCTGCGGCCCACAATCTCAAGCATGTCACCATCGCCGATCTGATCTCGTACCGGCAGGCGCGCGAGAAGCTGATCGAACGGGTGTCGACCTTCACGACCGACAGCCCGATCGGGCCGCTGCAGGGCTTCGCCTACCGCTCGCCGTTCGATCCGATCACCCACGCCGCGTTCGTCTATAACGGCATCGGCGACGGCAAGAACGTGCTGACGCGGCTGCACAAGCCCAACATCGTGAAGGATCTGATCGCAGGTCCGCAGCGTATCCAGGCGGTGCTGCAGCACTTCAAGCGGGCCGGCCGCGGCGTGCTGATCTATCTGCGCGACGGCGCGGCCGGCGTTCCCGTCGAGCCGGTCGAAGAGCCGCATACCGCGGAGGCCGATCGCCATCGGCAGTGGCGCGAGGTCGGCGTCGGTGCGCAGATCCTGCGTGATCTCGGCGTGACCTCGATCCGGAACCTGACGTCGTCGGTCCATGACTACAAGGGCCTGTCGGGTTTCGGTATCGAGATCGTCGCCAACGAGCGGCTTGAAGGCTGA
- a CDS encoding MFS transporter has product MSSRARLPASTTWRDIPSTVLTLGLVSLLMDISSELIHALLPVFLATVVGASTVTIGLIEGVSEATAAITKVFSGALSDRIGKRKLLVAIGYGLAALTKPVFPLASTSWQILAARFVDRIGKGIREAPRDALIADVTPEGIRGASYGLRQALDTIGAVAGPLLAVALMALYADDFRAVFWWSALPATLAVLLILFGLREPAQTAPAVRRDWPVHARELRQLPSAYWIVVATGAVFALARFSEAFLVLKAQADGLALALIPLVYVLMNLIYAGVAMPAGILSDRIGRNNVLTCGLVVLTAADLTLAFVPGLIGTAIGVALWGLYLGLSQGLLSAMVADTAPPDLRGTAFGLFNLVTGAALLVASLLAGWLWHAYGSQATFTTGAAFSIATVLLMLTALRSRPDRAV; this is encoded by the coding sequence TGGCGCGACATACCGTCGACGGTGCTGACGCTCGGGCTGGTATCGCTCCTGATGGATATCTCCTCGGAGCTGATCCATGCGCTGCTGCCGGTCTTCCTCGCGACCGTGGTCGGCGCCTCCACGGTGACCATCGGCCTGATCGAAGGCGTGTCCGAGGCGACCGCCGCAATCACCAAGGTGTTCTCCGGCGCACTGTCCGACCGCATTGGCAAGCGCAAGCTGCTGGTCGCAATCGGCTATGGACTGGCGGCTTTGACCAAGCCGGTGTTTCCGCTCGCCAGCACATCATGGCAGATCCTCGCGGCGCGCTTCGTCGACCGCATCGGCAAGGGCATCCGCGAGGCGCCGCGCGACGCGCTGATCGCCGACGTCACGCCGGAAGGCATCCGCGGCGCGAGCTACGGCCTGCGCCAGGCGCTCGACACGATCGGCGCCGTTGCCGGTCCCCTCCTCGCCGTGGCGCTGATGGCGCTCTACGCCGACGACTTCCGGGCGGTGTTCTGGTGGTCGGCGCTGCCGGCCACGCTTGCCGTGCTGCTGATCCTGTTCGGCCTGCGCGAGCCGGCGCAGACCGCGCCTGCGGTGCGCCGGGACTGGCCGGTCCATGCGCGCGAGCTGCGCCAGCTGCCATCGGCCTATTGGATCGTGGTCGCCACCGGCGCGGTGTTCGCGTTGGCCCGCTTCAGCGAGGCGTTCCTGGTGCTGAAGGCGCAGGCCGACGGCCTCGCTCTCGCCCTGATCCCGTTGGTCTACGTGCTGATGAACCTGATCTATGCCGGCGTCGCCATGCCCGCCGGCATCCTCTCCGACCGCATCGGCCGCAACAACGTGCTGACCTGCGGCCTCGTGGTGCTGACAGCCGCCGACCTGACGCTGGCCTTCGTGCCCGGCCTGATCGGCACCGCGATCGGCGTCGCGCTGTGGGGCCTCTACCTCGGGCTGTCGCAGGGGCTGCTGTCGGCAATGGTCGCCGATACCGCCCCGCCGGATCTGCGCGGCACCGCGTTCGGCCTGTTCAACCTTGTGACCGGCGCTGCGCTGCTGGTCGCGAGCCTGCTGGCGGGATGGCTGTGGCACGCCTATGGGTCGCAGGCGACGTTCACGACCGGCGCAGCCTTCTCGATCGCAACCGTCCTGTTGATGCTGACGGCGTTGCGCAGCCGCCCAGACCGAGCCGTCTGA
- a CDS encoding aldo/keto reductase — MNAIDTQGIRLPKLGLGTFRMQGTVCREAVESALALGYRHIDTAEMYANEDAIGAALAATNLPRAELHVTTKVWPENLAPDAIRRAFDTSLRKLRLEFVDLYLIHWPAKGMNLPAALETLLKLKEEGRTRAIGVANFTVALLKQAVEDVEAPVACNQVEYHVMLDQSKLMAYMASRSIPLVAYCPLAQGRAAADETLGAIGRRHGASAAQVALKWLLDQDGVAAIPKAARPESQRANWDAMKLQLDDEDRATIASLPKDKRFVNPAFAPEWDR, encoded by the coding sequence ATGAACGCCATCGACACCCAGGGTATCCGTCTGCCCAAGCTCGGGCTCGGCACCTTTCGCATGCAGGGCACTGTCTGCCGCGAGGCCGTCGAGAGCGCGCTTGCGCTCGGCTACCGCCACATCGACACCGCCGAGATGTATGCCAACGAGGATGCGATCGGTGCTGCACTTGCGGCAACAAATCTGCCGCGCGCCGAATTGCACGTCACCACCAAGGTCTGGCCGGAGAACCTCGCGCCGGACGCGATCCGTCGCGCATTCGACACGAGTCTGAGGAAGCTCAGACTGGAGTTCGTCGATCTCTATCTCATCCACTGGCCGGCCAAGGGGATGAACCTGCCGGCCGCGCTGGAGACGCTGTTGAAGCTGAAGGAGGAGGGGCGTACGCGCGCGATCGGCGTCGCCAACTTCACCGTCGCGCTGCTGAAACAGGCGGTGGAGGACGTCGAGGCACCTGTTGCCTGCAATCAGGTCGAGTATCATGTGATGCTCGACCAGTCGAAGCTGATGGCCTACATGGCGAGCCGGTCGATTCCCCTGGTGGCGTATTGCCCGCTGGCGCAGGGACGCGCCGCCGCCGACGAGACGCTGGGGGCCATCGGCAGGAGGCATGGCGCGAGCGCCGCCCAGGTCGCACTGAAATGGCTGTTGGACCAGGATGGGGTGGCGGCGATCCCCAAGGCCGCGCGTCCGGAAAGTCAGCGTGCGAACTGGGATGCGATGAAGCTTCAACTCGATGATGAGGATCGTGCCACCATCGCGTCCCTCCCGAAGGACAAGCGCTTCGTCAATCCGGCCTTTGCGCCGGAATGGGACCGCTGA
- a CDS encoding PLP-dependent aminotransferase family protein, with translation MAAFDFAPLLSPGLPAPAARWTGLAKYSFVGGNNDADAVPVKGLRAAADAVLAREGRALATYGLAHGPQGYRPLRDFLAAKLTRDAGMSARADDIMILSGSLQGLDLVNQALLTRGDTVLVEQDNYQGTLTRLARLGVKVIGIPLDQDGMRTDALATMLADLKDRGIRPKYIYTIPTVQNPTGTIMPESRRAELLWLSRAYGVPVFEDDCYADLIWDGKRPRAIHGMSDHGGVIHLGSFSKSVAPALRVGFLVAPWEIMSVLLSLKTDAGSGALEQMVLAEYCRPHFATHVPQLVRGLRAKLDTLIEALNAEFGTAAEFAPPKGGIFLWVKLPDQVDAMKLSQAALKRGVSINPGPEWSTDAAHARSRLRLCFASPSHQEIREGIAVLADVCREEFGVPLRSSNVERTRAIE, from the coding sequence ATGGCCGCATTCGATTTTGCACCCCTCCTCAGCCCCGGCCTGCCCGCACCCGCCGCGCGCTGGACGGGACTCGCAAAATACAGCTTCGTCGGCGGCAACAACGACGCCGATGCCGTGCCCGTGAAGGGCTTGCGCGCGGCCGCCGACGCCGTGCTCGCCCGCGAGGGACGCGCGCTCGCCACCTACGGCCTCGCGCACGGGCCTCAAGGCTACCGGCCGCTGCGGGACTTTCTTGCCGCCAAGCTGACGCGGGACGCGGGCATGTCGGCGCGCGCCGACGACATCATGATCCTGTCCGGCTCGCTGCAGGGCCTCGACCTCGTCAATCAGGCGCTGCTCACGCGCGGCGACACCGTGCTGGTCGAGCAGGACAATTACCAGGGCACGCTGACGCGGCTGGCACGACTGGGCGTCAAGGTCATCGGCATCCCGCTCGACCAGGACGGCATGCGAACGGACGCGCTGGCGACGATGCTGGCCGATCTCAAGGATCGCGGCATCCGGCCGAAATACATCTATACCATTCCGACGGTGCAGAACCCGACCGGCACCATCATGCCGGAAAGCCGGCGGGCCGAGCTGCTGTGGCTGTCGCGCGCTTATGGCGTACCGGTGTTCGAGGACGACTGCTACGCCGACCTGATCTGGGACGGCAAACGGCCCCGCGCGATCCACGGCATGTCCGACCATGGCGGTGTGATCCACCTCGGATCGTTCTCGAAGTCGGTCGCGCCGGCGTTGCGGGTCGGCTTCCTGGTCGCCCCCTGGGAGATCATGTCGGTGCTGCTGTCCCTCAAGACCGATGCCGGCTCGGGTGCGCTGGAGCAGATGGTGCTCGCGGAATATTGCAGGCCGCATTTCGCGACCCACGTGCCGCAGTTGGTGCGGGGACTGCGCGCCAAGCTGGACACCCTGATCGAGGCGCTCAACGCCGAGTTCGGCACCGCCGCCGAGTTCGCGCCGCCCAAGGGCGGGATCTTCCTCTGGGTCAAGCTACCGGACCAGGTTGACGCGATGAAGCTGTCACAGGCAGCGCTCAAACGCGGCGTCTCGATCAATCCGGGACCGGAATGGTCCACCGACGCCGCGCATGCGCGGAGCCGCCTGCGGCTGTGCTTCGCCAGCCCCTCGCATCAGGAGATCCGCGAGGGCATCGCAGTCCTCGCCGACGTCTGCCGGGAGGAGTTCGGGGTCCCACTGCGCTCATCCAATGTGGAGCGGACGCGCGCGATCGAGTGA
- a CDS encoding acyl-CoA dehydrogenase yields the protein MSARPQAKDKPAQSSFQWDDPFLLDDQLTEDERMVRDTARAYAQDKLLPRVTKAYLEEKTDREIFNEMGELGLIGITLPEEYGCANASYVAYGLVAREIERVDSGYRSMNSVQSSLVMYPIYAYGDESQRKKYLPKLASGEWVGCFGLTEPDAGSDPAGMKTRAEKVADGYRLTGSKMWISNAPIADVFVVWAKSAAHDNQIRGFILEKGMKGLSAPKIGGKLSLRASITGEVVMDGVVVPESALLPNVSGLKGPFGCLNRARYGISWGVLGAAEDCMHRARQYTLDRKQFGKPLAATQLVQKKLADMETEIALGLQASLRVGRLMDEGKMAPEMISIVKRNNCGKALDIARVARDMHGGNGISIEYQVMRHAANLETVNTYEGTHDVHALILGRAITGIQAFF from the coding sequence ATGAGCGCGCGCCCTCAGGCAAAGGACAAGCCGGCCCAGTCGAGCTTCCAGTGGGACGATCCCTTCCTGCTGGACGATCAGCTGACCGAGGACGAGCGCATGGTGCGTGACACCGCGCGCGCCTACGCCCAGGACAAGCTGCTGCCGCGCGTGACCAAGGCCTATCTCGAGGAGAAGACCGACCGCGAGATCTTCAACGAGATGGGCGAGCTCGGCCTGATCGGCATCACCTTGCCGGAGGAATATGGCTGCGCCAATGCGAGCTACGTCGCCTATGGCCTCGTGGCACGCGAGATCGAGCGCGTCGATTCCGGCTACCGCTCGATGAACTCGGTGCAGTCCTCGCTGGTGATGTATCCGATCTATGCCTATGGCGACGAGAGCCAGCGCAAGAAATATCTGCCGAAGCTCGCCAGCGGCGAGTGGGTCGGCTGCTTCGGCCTGACCGAGCCGGATGCCGGTTCCGATCCGGCCGGCATGAAGACCCGCGCCGAGAAGGTGGCCGACGGCTATCGCCTGACCGGCAGCAAGATGTGGATCTCGAACGCGCCGATCGCCGACGTGTTCGTGGTGTGGGCCAAGTCGGCCGCGCATGACAACCAGATCCGTGGCTTCATTCTCGAGAAGGGCATGAAGGGCCTGTCGGCGCCGAAGATCGGCGGCAAGCTCTCCTTGCGCGCCTCGATCACCGGCGAGGTGGTAATGGATGGCGTGGTGGTGCCGGAGAGCGCGCTGCTGCCCAACGTGTCCGGTCTGAAGGGGCCGTTCGGCTGCCTCAACCGCGCCCGCTACGGCATCTCCTGGGGCGTGCTCGGCGCCGCCGAGGATTGCATGCATCGCGCCCGCCAGTACACGCTCGACCGCAAGCAGTTCGGCAAGCCGCTGGCTGCCACGCAGCTGGTCCAGAAGAAGCTCGCCGACATGGAGACCGAGATCGCGCTCGGCCTGCAGGCCTCGCTTCGCGTCGGCCGCCTGATGGACGAGGGCAAGATGGCCCCGGAGATGATCTCGATCGTCAAGCGCAACAATTGCGGCAAGGCGCTCGACATCGCCCGCGTCGCGCGCGACATGCACGGCGGCAACGGCATTTCGATCGAGTACCAGGTGATGCGCCACGCCGCCAACCTCGAGACGGTCAATACCTACGAGGGAACGCACGACGTCCACGCGCTGATCCTCGGCCGCGCGATCACCGGCATTCAGGCGTTCTTCTAA
- a CDS encoding MBL fold metallo-hydrolase: MAENDDVPFNRNFPLRAGVVEQVRPGIRRVLCNNPSPFTFTGTVSYIVGTGNVAIIDPGPDNEAHAQALLDAIRGETVTHILVTHTHRDHSPNTGRLKAATGATVYAEGPHRASRPRYESEKHSPESGVDRDFAPDVTVADGDVIEGRGWRVEAVATPGHTANHLAFAWAERSTTFVGDHVMGWATSIVAPPDGSMVDYMASLERLAARPEELYFSGHGPEIPEGPRYTRFLMRHRQAREASILHRLAKGEADIPTMVRAIYIGIDPRLTTAAGYSVLAHLEDLVARGVVATEGDPVIGGTYRLV, translated from the coding sequence ATGGCCGAGAATGACGACGTCCCGTTCAACCGCAACTTCCCGCTTCGGGCGGGCGTCGTCGAGCAGGTCCGCCCGGGTATTCGCCGCGTCCTCTGCAACAATCCGAGTCCGTTCACCTTCACCGGCACGGTCAGCTACATCGTGGGGACCGGCAACGTCGCGATCATCGATCCGGGTCCGGACAACGAGGCCCATGCGCAGGCGCTGCTCGATGCCATCAGAGGCGAGACCGTCACGCACATCCTGGTGACGCACACGCATCGCGATCACTCGCCGAACACCGGACGGCTGAAGGCCGCGACCGGCGCCACCGTCTATGCCGAGGGCCCGCATCGCGCCTCGCGGCCGCGCTACGAGAGTGAGAAGCACAGTCCGGAATCCGGCGTCGACCGCGACTTTGCGCCGGATGTCACCGTTGCTGACGGCGATGTGATCGAAGGGCGGGGCTGGCGGGTCGAGGCCGTGGCGACGCCGGGCCATACGGCCAACCATCTCGCCTTCGCCTGGGCCGAGCGCAGCACCACCTTCGTCGGCGATCACGTCATGGGCTGGGCGACGTCGATCGTGGCGCCGCCCGATGGTTCGATGGTCGACTACATGGCTTCGCTGGAGCGGCTCGCCGCGCGGCCCGAGGAGCTGTATTTCTCAGGTCACGGTCCGGAAATTCCGGAGGGACCGCGCTACACGCGCTTCCTGATGCGCCACCGCCAGGCCCGAGAGGCCTCGATCCTGCATCGCCTCGCCAAGGGCGAGGCCGACATCCCGACCATGGTGCGCGCGATCTATATCGGCATCGATCCACGGCTCACCACCGCGGCCGGCTATTCCGTGCTGGCCCATCTGGAAGACCTCGTCGCCCGCGGCGTGGTCGCGACGGAAGGTGATCCGGTGATCGGCGGGACGTATCGGCTGGTGTAG
- a CDS encoding DUF1499 domain-containing protein, which yields MARRFHAPYLSEPISSLATWTRNLAVFSVVAVLVSILILRFDFLEMKPALATFFGALGLAVLSILLGLAAFVAIWRNGSRGMSRILLAFMIDAVVLAYPAYLALQYRKLPKIYDITTDPIDPPRFEALAPLRNGDGTNTAVYAGLYSAEQQQKFYPDIEPVQIELPPDRAYAIALKLVNRRKWFVVDERAPQPPRRVGRIEAVARTPIMGFREDISIRIQPDGEDSRVDVRSASRYFESDIGSNAARVAKLIEDLSNAGEAEAQKPVKKVTPPPVAAKGNAKTVKK from the coding sequence ATGGCACGCAGGTTTCACGCCCCCTATCTGTCGGAGCCGATCTCCAGCCTCGCGACCTGGACACGCAATCTGGCGGTGTTCTCGGTCGTCGCCGTGCTGGTCTCGATCCTGATCCTGCGCTTCGATTTTCTGGAGATGAAGCCGGCGCTGGCGACGTTCTTCGGCGCGCTGGGGCTCGCCGTGCTGTCGATCCTGCTCGGGCTTGCCGCCTTCGTCGCGATCTGGCGCAACGGCAGCCGCGGCATGAGCCGGATCCTGCTCGCCTTCATGATCGATGCGGTGGTGCTGGCCTATCCGGCCTACCTCGCGCTCCAGTACCGCAAGCTGCCGAAGATCTACGACATCACCACCGACCCGATCGATCCGCCGCGCTTCGAGGCTTTGGCGCCGCTCCGCAACGGCGACGGCACCAACACGGCCGTCTATGCCGGGCTGTATTCAGCCGAGCAGCAGCAGAAATTCTATCCGGACATCGAGCCGGTGCAGATCGAGCTGCCGCCCGATCGCGCCTACGCGATCGCCCTGAAGCTGGTCAACCGGCGCAAATGGTTCGTGGTCGACGAACGCGCGCCGCAGCCGCCGCGCCGCGTCGGCCGCATCGAGGCGGTCGCGCGCACGCCGATCATGGGCTTCCGCGAGGACATCTCGATCCGCATCCAGCCCGACGGCGAGGATTCCCGCGTCGACGTCCGCTCCGCCTCGCGCTATTTCGAGTCAGATATCGGCAGCAATGCCGCGCGCGTGGCCAAGCTGATCGAGGACCTGTCCAACGCCGGCGAGGCCGAGGCGCAGAAGCCGGTGAAGAAGGTCACGCCGCCGCCGGTGGCGGCGAAGGGAAATGCGAAGACGGTGAAGAAGTGA